The following coding sequences lie in one Paramormyrops kingsleyae isolate MSU_618 chromosome 15, PKINGS_0.4, whole genome shotgun sequence genomic window:
- the LOC140578576 gene encoding uncharacterized protein has protein sequence MEIYWYIIVIIFIIIKIFFYICWYRSRQRQLAAYLSNPRNAQIVIVGGRAYLHQMCESQNTSIWPSWYGVQDDSSVGEPSASLPPAPSYTHLDVPPPYEAVLGSDDLKPPPYSEYAQSDAVGESRAILIPESCEPGSIRDAPPPYSLSASASAAPQEDAATRDLHVEEGPPVAGSHH, from the exons ATGGAGATTTACTGGTACAT AATCGTCATAATTTTCATCATCATAAAGATTTTCTTCTACATCTGCTGGTACCGATCGCGGCAGAGGCAGCTGGCGGCCTACCTTAGCAACCCCCGCAATGCGCAGATCGTCATCGTTGGAGGCAGAGCCTACCTGCACCAGATGTGCGAAAGCCAAAAT ACGTCGATCTGGCCCAGCTGGTACGGTGTCCAGGATGACAGCTCCGTCGGCGAGCCTTCCGCATCGCTGCCGCCCGCGCCTTCGTACACTCATCTGGACGTGCCTCCCCCTTACGAAGCCGTCTTGGGAA GCGATGACCTGAAGCCTCCACCATACAGTGAGTATGCCCAGAGCGATGCCGTGGGCGAATCGCGAGCCATTCTCATCCCCGAGAGCTGCGAGCCCGGCAGCATCCGTGACGCGCCCCCTCCATACTCGCTCAGCGCCAGCGCCAGCGCGGCACCACAGGAGGACGCAGCAACCCGGGACCTGCATGTGGAAGAGGGCCCCCCAGTGGCAGGCTCGCATCACTAG